The DNA region AATTCCAAAAGTGTCATCCTGTCTTTGGCCATTGTCGTGGTTACCTCCTGAAAGTCTTTGTTGTTATTTGCTTTCAAGAAACCACACAATGGCCTGCTTTTTCAACTCCAGGAATTTACACCACGTACGGGGATTCTACTGCGGGATGCGCGGACAGGACGTTAGATGCCAAGGGATTCCTTTGTCGCAGAAGTGATCGACAGCTCTCGCTGGGGGAGGGTTATCTCCAAAAAAAGAGGGAGCCCCGCAAGGCTCCCTCTTATAGACGGTGCTTGTAAAGCTAGTCGCCGTTTTCACCGCCGACCAGCGCGGGCCGTTCCTCCGGCGCCGGTAATTCCAACACGGGGTGCTCGACGCTGAAGGCCAGTTCGTCGCCTTCACCGGCGGAATCCACCACCACCGTATCGCCGCCGCCGTACTGGCCGCGCAGTAGGTCCTCGGACAGCCGGTCTTCCAGCAGGTTCTGAATGACGCGCCGCAACGGGCGGGCGCCGTAGACCTCGTCGTAACCCTTGCGACCCAGCACATCCTTGGCGGCCTCGGTAACCTCGATCTTGATGTTCTTTTCCTTGAGCTGTTTGGTCACTGATGCCAGTTGCAGGTCCACGATCTGTCGTATCTGTTCCCGTGTCAGCGGGTGGAAGACCACGGTGGAGTCGATGCGGTTCAGGAACTCCGGCCGGAAACTCTTCTTGACCTCGCCGAGTAGTTTGTCCTTCATCCGCTCGTAATTGACCTCGACGGCCTTGCTTTCATCGGAGGTGGTGGAGAAACCGATGCCCCCGGAGCCTTTACGGATGAGGTCGGCGCCGATATTTGAGGTCATGATGATTATGCTGTTGCGGAAATCGACGCGCCGGCCCTTGGCGTCGGTCAGGTGGCCGTCGTCGAAGATTTGGAGCAAGATATTGAACACGTCGGAATGCGCCTTCTCGATCTCGTCGAGCAGGATCAGGCAGTAACCCTTGCGCCGCACCGCCTCGGTCAGTTGTCCGCCTTCCTCGTAGCCGACATAGCCGGGAGGAGCGCCGACCAGGCGCGACACGGCGAACTTTTCCATGAACTCGCTCATGTCGATACGGACCATGTTGTCCTCGGAACCGAACATGAACTGGGCCAGGACCCGCGCCAGTTCGGTCTTGCCGACGCCGGTGGGACCCAGGAAGACAAAGTTGCCGATCGGCCGCCGCGGGTCTTTCAAGCCCGCCCGGGCGCGCCTGACCGCCTTGGCGATGGTGGTGATGGCTTCTTCCTGGCCGATGATGCGCTTATGGAGCACTTCCTCCATATTGAGCAGGCGCTCGGTCTCGTCGCCGGTCAGTTGCAGCAGCGGCACGCCGGTCCACATGCTGACCACGTCGGCGATGTCTTCCTTGGTGACCTTGGGTTTATCCTGGCCCTGCTCCTGCTGCCATTCTTCTTCCATCTTGCGCCGTTTTTCGGCGATCTGGTATTCACGCTCGCGGAGTTCCGCGGCGAAGTCATATTGCTGGGTGGCCAGCGCCGCTTCCTTGTCGCGGCGGTAGGAATCCTCGGCCTTCTTGAGGTCTTTGAGCGGCATCGGCTTGGTGCGATGGCGAATCCTTACACGAGAAGCCGCCTCGTCGATGATGTCGATGGCCTTGTCCGGCATGAAGCGGTCAGAGATATAGCGCGCAGCCATGTCCGCCGCCACCTGCAAGGCGTCATCGGTGATCTCCAGCCGGTGGTGTTCCTCGTAGCGACTCCTGATGCCGCGCAGTATCTCGATAGTATCCTCAAGTGAGGGTTCTTCCACCAGTACCGGCTGGAAGCGCCGCTCCAGGGCGGCGTCGCGCTCGACGTACTTGCGGTAATCGTCGAGGGTGGTGGCGCCGATCATCTGGATCTCGCCGCGGGCCAGGGACGGCTTCAATATATTGGCGGCATCGACGGCCCCTTCAGCGGCGCCGGCGCCGACCATGGTATGGAATTCGTCGATGAAGATGACGATATTGCCGACGCTCCGGAGCTCTTCGAGGATCTTCTTGAGGCGTTCCTCGAACTCGCCGCGGTACTTGGTGCCGGCCACCAGGGAAGCGATGTCCAGCGACACCAGCCGCTTGCCCTCCAGAGTTTCCGGCACATCGGAGGCTATGATACGATGCGCCAGCCCTTCGACGATGGCGGTCTTGCCGACGCCGGGTTCGCCGATGAGCGCGGGGTTGTTCTTGGTGCGCCGTGACAGGATCTGGATAACTCTTTCGATCTCTTTGGAGCGCCCCACCACCGGGTCCAGCTTGCCGGCCCTAGCGGCGGCGGTCAGATCCACCGATACGGCATCGAGGTTGGGTGTCTTGCCGGGAGTCTTGCCGGCTTTGAGCGGTCCGCCGCGGCTGACGGCGCCCTGCGCCAGGATGCGGGTGATCTCCGCCCGGGTCTTCTCGATGGTAATGCCGAAGCTGTCCAGTACGCCCGCCGCCACGCCTTCGCCTTCGCGCAGCAGACCCAGCAGCAGGTGTTCGGTGCCGATATAGTTGTGCCCCAGGTTGCGGGCCTCGTCGATAGCCAGTTCAATGACCTTCTTGGCGCGTGACGTCAGTCCGGTTTCGCCGGCGGAAGGCTTCTCGCCGCGGCCGATGACGAATTCCACTGCGGAGCGCAGCTTGGCCAGGTTGACGTCCAAGCCCACCAGCACGCGGGCGGCCACGCCGTCTTCCTCGCGTACCATGCCCAGCAGAATATGCTCGGTGCCGATGTAATTATGGTTTAAATTCTGAGCCTCTTCCTGCGCGTAGGTCAGGACGCGCCGGGCGCGCTCAGAAAATTTATCGAAACGACTAGCCATGATAAATTTCCTCTCCCTTGGGATACTATTCCATTATAGGTCAAAAACGGAAGGGCGTAAAGGTTCCCAGCTTTGATCACGCTTGGGTAGCGGATGATTCCACTTATTCACCTCTGCTATTTTACAACGGCTGTTGAGAGGGAAAGTTACTATTCCTAAGAGGGCGCTGCAGGCGTTACTCCCCGGTTTAACCTCGTTCTTCAGCCCGTTGTCCGGTCAGCGCCGCCACCAGCGCCTGCTGGATATCGCGCACGGGAATAAGTTGAAAATCGTTAGATGGCGATTTAGCCCGCGCCGCCGCCGGTACCACCGCTTTGGTGAAACCCAGCCGCGCCGCCTCGGCCAGGCGCCGTTCGATCTGCGGCACGTTCCTGATCTCACCGGACAACCCCACCTCCCCGATAGCCACCAGGTGCGGGTCCACGCCGATGCTCTTGTAGCTTGAGGCGATGGCGATTGCCGCCGCCAGGTCCGCCGCCGGTTCGGCCACGTTGAGGCCGCCGGTGGCGCTGGCGATGACGTCCTGTGCCCCCAGCTTGAGGTAGGCGCGGCGCGAGAGTACCGCCGTGATGATGATCAGTCTTCCGAAATCCAGGCCGTTGGCCGTCCGCCGCGGCTGGCCGAAGCTGGTGGCGTTGGTCAGCGCCTGGATCTCGACAAGGAGCGGTCTTGAGCCCTCCAGCACCGGTACCACCGCGGAGCCGATGCAGTTTTGGCGGTCCCGGGACAGGAAGACCTCGGATGGATTGGCCACTTCGGCCAGGCCGTGTTCCTTCATTTCAAATATGCCGACCTCGTTGACCGAGCCGTAGCGGTTCTTAACCGATCTCAGGATGCGATAGCTGGAGAAAGGCTCGCCTTCCAGGTAGAGCACCGTATCGACGATATGTTCCAGCAGTCTCGGCCCGGCAATGGCCCCGTCCTTGGTGACATGCCCGGCGATGAACACCGGCGTCTGTGTCGCTTTGGCCCAGGTGACCAGTCTGGCGGCGCACTCCCGCACCTGGGTGACGCCGCCGGGGGCCATGTCCAGGTCTGGCGTATAGACTGTCTGGATGGAGTCGATGATCACCAGCGACGGGCAGAGCTTGTCCATTTCCGTGGTGATGGCGTCCAGGTCGGTCTCGGTCAGGACGAACAGTCCGTCACCGTTTATCCCCAGCCGTTTAGCCCGCATCTTGATCTGAAATCTAGTCTCTTCGCCGGTGACGTACAGCACCGGTGCCTTGGAAGCCTGCGCCATCTGCGCCGCCACCTGGAGCAGCAGGGTGGACTTGCCTATGCCCGGTTCACCGCCGATGAGCGACAGCGACCCCGGCACCAGCCCCCCGCCCAGCACCCGGTTGACCTCTCCCATGGAGAGCGAAATGCGTTCATGACCGGTGATCTCCACCTTGGCCAGTGCCTGTGGCGCGTTGGTCAAAGCCCTTCGCCGCGCTGCTGGTTTGACCGCCGTCACTGCCTGCTCGAAGAGGGTGTTCCACTCGCCGCAGCCGGAACACTTGCCTTGCCACTTGGCGCTCTCCTGGCCGCATCCGGAACAGACGAAGACGATACGTTGTTTAGGCATGGGAAGACCCTACCTTGTCGAGGAAAGGTATGCAAGAAAAGTAATTCACGGCGTAACGTCCTTTGATTTATGACTCTTATTCTCGATGTCCATTTCGGTACTCTCTTATGACTCCACACTTCATGCTTTTACTGTTGGCATCGAGATCGTTTCGCCGTAGGCTCACGATGACGGTGTTTTTTTGGTTTATTTAACCTTCAGGCGGACAGCGTCGGCGACGAAGGGGGGGACCAGACCTTCGACGTCGCCGCCGAGACGGGCAACCTCTTTTAAGATGCTCGACGACAGGAACTGGTAGTCCGGGGAAGCCAGCAGGCAGACCAACTCTATCTCCGGGGCCAGACGGCGGTTGATCATGGCCATGTCGAACTCGAGCTCGAAGTCGTTGTTGACTCGCAGACCACGGACGACGGTGGCCACTCCTTCCTGGCGGGCGAACTCCACCATCAAGCCGGTGAAGGACTTGACCTCCACGCTGGGCAGATCGGCGACGGCCTGGCGGGCGAGATCGACCCGTTCCGCGGTGGTGAATAGGAGTTTCTTGTCCGGAGTGTCGTAAACGCCGACGATGATCTTGTCGAAAAGGCGGGCCGAACGCCGGATGATATCCAGGTGGCCAGCTGTGACGGGGTCGAACGAACCGGGGTATAAGGCTATTTTCATGATGCCGGTGCCTCCTTATGGTAGATGCTGATGACGGAATCTCCGTGGCGCCGTTCCTTGTGCATTTTGAGGTCGGCGTAGACCTCGTCGAGAGTGACACGTGGAGAATGGGTGATGACCAGCCAGGTACCCGCGCCGACGAGGGGTGTTCGGGCGAGCTTATCCAGAAATTTGCCGATGTCCTCACGACGGTAAGGTGGATCCATCAGGATGATGTCATAGGTGCGGTCAAGGAAGCCGAGGGCCCGCTCGACCGGGGCGCAGCGGACGGCGGCGCGATCTTCCAGGCCGCAATTTTTAAGGTTTTCCCGAATGACCTCGCAGCAGGCGCGCTCCTGCTCCACGAAGTCTACATGCCCGGCGCCCTGTGAGAGGGCTTCGATGCCGAGCGAGCCGGAGCCTGAGAAAAGGTCCAGAACGAGATCCCAATCCTCCGTGAGATTGGCCAGCATCGAAAAAATAGCGCCGCGGACCAGCTCTGTGGCCGGACGGGTAGCGCGCCGGTCCGGCACCTTGATAGGGCGGCCTTTGCACTCACCGGCGATGATCCTCATATATCCCATATGCCCATTTTGCATGATGGGCCGAGCCGCGTCAATGATGGTGGAGTTAGCAGTCATTTTTCAGTACCCAGCCAACGGCTTTCAAATTTCAATTCATGCCTCCGGAGAGGGGCGGGAGGTGGCGATGGAAATTGATGTATTTTGGTACCGCAGACCGCGGCTGGGGCTGCTGTTTACCGAAGGTAAGTTTTTCGTTATAATGGAGAATACCAATTCGGCGAGAGGTTAAAAAAACAGAAATGGCTTTCAAAATTACCGAAGAGTGCATTAGTTGCGGCGCATGTGAACCCGAGTGTCCCAATGCCGCCATCAGCGAGGGCGAGACGATCTATGTCATCGACCCGACCAAGTGCACCGAATGTGTCGGTTCCTTTTCCACAAAACAATGCGCTGAAATCTGCCCGGTTGACAGCTGCGTCCCCGATGAGGCTTACCCGGAGACTCATGACGCGCTGTTGGAGAAATGGCGCGGCTTGCATCCCGGCGAAGAACCCAAGGTAAAATAATCCCCGGACACCGTTGATAATTCAGGGCGGCTCCGCGTGCGGGGCCGCCCATTACTAGATACTCCCTTCAACGATTGTGCTATAATCATCGTCTGCATGGGGCTGTAGCTCAGTTGGGAGAGCATTGCGTTCGCATCGCAAGGGTCAGGGGTTCGAATCCCCTCAGCTCCACCATTGCAGACAGCTACCGAACCAGCGTTAGCTCGGGCTATTATGGCAAAGGGCGCGTTGTATTCGGTTTTGGTTATCCTCCCGCCCTCAACATGAAGCTTTTTCAGAACCGTCTCGCATAGCAGTCGCTTCTGGTCGAAATTGCCGTGTTCGTACAGGAAATCAAACTGAGTGGCCAGTTGCAGGGCTACTTCAAAGTCGGCCTTGACCAGATGCTGGCGCTGTCTGAGGCTACCAACGTTGGTTTTTAGTTTCGACCTTTCCGCCTCAATCTGTGATCGGTGTTCTTTGAAATCCGCGATCGAAATATCCTCTTCCATGTAAAGCTTTTGCAGATTCTTCTCCACCCGCTCCAGCTTAGCCAATCTGGCTTCCGAAGCCTTCAGATGACCATTGCCTTCCAGTTCCTCGTTAAAGAAACTGACCATCTGCTCCCTCAGCACCTTTCGGGTGCTTTCGGTGATGGTGAGGCTTTTAAAGAGCGCCGGGATTTGGCACTCAATGTCCTTGCTGTTGTAGAAGACCTGACTGCCGTTAATTTTACGGCGGCTGCGGTAATAGCTTAATTTCTTTTTATTGTTAGTTTCCGCCCAGCAAGGGCTGTCGGCATCGACTGAGTGAAGCATACCGCGCAGCAGATATTGATGGCGCTTGGTACGCTGTTTATTCTTGTCATGCTGCCTCATGACCTGCTGTACTCGAGTAAAAGTATCTGCATCCACCAGCGGTTCGTGGTTGCCTTTGATAGGGATATCGCCGGGTTTCAGCCATGTCTCACCGAGGTAGAAACGATGATGGAATACCTTGCTCCAAGCCTGTTTGCAGATGCGATTACCATTCAGGCTTCGGTGTCCCAGGGAATAGGCGTGATCGGCCCATCCTTCGAGTGTCCACTTGCCGGTGGCGAACTCATTAAATGCATGGGTAACGAAAGGGCCATTGTCGGGGTCGACCTCAATCCAAGCAGAGGTGGCGTCATGCTTGTTGAGATAGCCGAAGGGTGCCTTCTTGGGCCAACCGCCGGTCTCGACTCTTCTTTGCATACCCTTTGTGACTTCGACTGCCAGGTTCTTGGAGTACCAAGAGCTGATGACCTGCATCATGCGCCGGGAGATGTAACCGGCCGGCGTTGAGGCATCGCCGGGCTCACTGACGCTCTCCAAAACGATACCCAGTTCCTCAAGCTCTTTCTCATAAGTTACGAAGTCGAAGTCGTTGCGGGCAAACCGGTCAAGCTTGTGTACCAGGATGACATCAAACTCCTTCGCTCTAGCGGCAGTTATCATCTGCTGGAAATCCGGCCGCTTGTCGGTGCGAGCGCTTTCACCGGCATCGACGAATTCCTTCACTACCTCCCAGCCTTTACCTTGGGCATGATAGCGGCAGCGCTCCTGCTGAAAAGGAATCGACAGGTCCCTCTCTGCCTGCTCTTCAGTAGACACCCGGGCATAGATGGCTACTTTCTTAAATTCCGAACTCATCGTAAGTTCCTCCTAAGTTCCAGCTGCATTCATCGGCAATCGGGCAGCTTTTTGCCGACGGACATGAGTGCTCTTCACTAACATGTATAGGGTCGATGCCTTCTGCTTGGGAAGAGATTAGGCCAAACTCATCACCAGGTACAGCCAACAATATCACCCGGTATGGCCCCTGTGTGGCTGAGAGAAGCGGCCGCACCAGTACGAGCGGTGACTCTTCAGTACGGGCACTCCTCCAGAGCAGAGACTTGCCGCCCCTTACCGCGGCGCATACCAGTGACCCTGCGCGGGGACGGCTATTTCGTGACGGCACCGTCTGCAGCGAGCATAAAGACTTTATGCCTCTGGCTTGCGGTGTTTTAGCCACCACGGTTGCTGTGAAATCTTTGATTTCCGGACTGGCGCCGTTTTCACTCTCCGGAAGATATTCGTAGAGGGCACCGACCAGCGGCACATCTGAGAAATGCTGACCGAAGGCAATCATCAGGCATTGATGGGAAAGTTCGAGTTCTTCACCGAGCGCGACCAGATCGAAACCAGCGACACTGGCTCTATCTAAAAAGAATCGCGGCGGAATAAGCGCCGCCGCAGCGAAGCGGTCGGCATATTGGCTGAGTCGCGGCTCGCTCATTACGACGTAATCCGAGTCCAGCTCACCGATGTTTTGTTGGATGATCTCAAAAAGCTCGTGGAAGATGGTGTATTTCTGAGTGGCCGGCTTGTCACTCGCCGAATAATGGATGTACCACGATCCGTTGGCTTTCATGCTGGTGCCGCCGCTCTTCAGGTAGCCTACCGACTCGATATTGATGCCGAAAGACCGTATCAGCTCAACGGTTTCAATCAGAGTTGGTGTGCGCTCAAGCTCGGCATAATCTCTGAAGACAGCACCCAGGCGCACCGGGTCGGTGGCGTGTCGGCCTTTTTCATACTCGAGGATATGGCCGCAGAGATTGCTCAGGCTGGGTGGTACGGGCATCGCGCTCCCTATGTGTAGTTAGTTTAGACAGACAGTATCTTTTTTCCCGTCAGAGTTTCGTAGGTGATAACAACACCTTTTTTCCCCTCGACGTCAAGGCTTTCACCCCTGATCCGGGTGCCAAGCTTGTAATCGGGGTCAGCCAGGACATACTGGAAAGCCGCGTCGATTCGCTCCTCGGCGGTAGCGGTCACCTCCGGCTCGTCCATGTAGCCGGCCTCAAGCAGAAGCTCCCTGACCGTGACATTGTAAGCCCGGGCCAGCTTTTTGAGGATATCCGGCCGCGGTGGCGGGCGGTCTCCCTTCTCCAGCTGGGCAATATAAGCGTTGGAGACGCCGCATTCTTTCTCGACATCGCGCAGGGACATGCGCCTTCGGTTGCGTAAACCCTTCAGGAATTGGCCGAAATTAGATTCTTCCATATTTCACCTCCTTCCCTGTTTTTACAGTACTGTAACACAATTGCTAATGTATAGCAAGCACTTACGTGAAATATCAAGGTTTTAGTGCTTGACACACCCGAAAAACCTGGCTTATAATAAGCCCATGCAAGCCGTCGAGGCCCCCTTGGAAGATCTCTTCAAGCATAACCCTGAAATTTTAAAGGTATGCCGGGAGATTGGCTGGGGCAAAATCGAGATAGCAGTTAGAGACGGCAAACCGGTAATGGTGACGATGAAGAAAGACATCAAGCTAAACTAACAGAATAACAAGCCGAATCGAAAACGATAGGCGCTTAGGGCTGGAAATGGCCCGAAGCGCCTTTATTTTTTCCCAAAACAAGCGTCTTCAAGGGGGAAAACGAAATGGTGGTAATAACAGTCAGAATCAACAAGGCGGCTATGCTGCGGGCCATCGCCAGGCGAAACATGACGCAAAACATGTTTGCCGCTCAGGTCGGGGTCTGCAGCGGTTACCTCTCTCAGATCATATGCGGGGCCAGAAATCCGTCGCCACAGATGCGGGGGAAGATTCAGGACGCTCTCGCTCCCCTAACCTTCGACGACATATTCATCCTTGAGGAAAGCGACGATGGCGACTAAGACGGTTGAGCAGCAGGAAAGCCAGTGCTGCGAGTTACCGGCACCAGTCGAAGAAACTCTGCTGATCCGGCAGAGGCTGCGTAATCTTTGCGAGCTGGCCATTGCTATCGGGCAGCAAGAAGGCTTGCTGACCAACCACAACGATAACGAAGCAACAGATTCAGAAGGAGGAGGTTCATCATGCCGACCGAGGGAGTGATAGTAGTCATCAGGCTGGGAATCGAACAGGAAAGAGAAAGCGGCACCCCGGGCAGAGATAAGGTCCGGCTGGAAGATGGTGTCACCGAAAAAGAACTTATCGAGTTATGGGATCGGGCCAAGATGAAAGTCTGGCATCATGACATCCGAAACTACCAGGTTAAGCGTTGGTTCGAGAAAAACTGCCATATCGAAGCAGATCTCGATGACTTCAACTCACCTTTGCCGCCAGGCAAATTTTCCGCCGATGGGCTGCAACGTTTTCTCAGGGCAGTAGAGCGTGAATTAGCTTACTAAGACCGAGATTTTCAGAAACGAGGCATTGTTCTATGGCTGTTAGCAGAATGTTTCAAATAGACGGCAAGCGGATGAAGACGTGGAACGTCGTGCATGGGTGCCGTTTTAACTGTTCTTATTGCTCCGTCAAGACGCTGGTGGAAACTCGGCTCCGTAACACCCCCAGGTATGCCATTGGCATGACTCCGGGGTTTTCTGAGCGGGAAATGCGCAAGCCTTTCCATCCCGGCGAGTGGGTTTTTGTCGGTTACATGGGCGATATAGCCTGCCAGCCGGAAGCCAATATCCTTCGGGTCATCGAGCGGATCAGGACCCGGCCACAGGTTAATTTCTATATGCAATCCAAAAACCCTCGGGTGTTTGTAAATCTGATTGAAAAATATGGCCGACAGGTATTTCCGAAGAACTGCTGGCTGGGCACAACCTTAGAGACCACTTACCGGGTCCCTTACAGCAAGGCCCCGGCGCCGATTCAGCGTTTCGAGGCCATGGCAGAACTAACACTGAAATATGGCCGCAGAACAATCGTATCAATCGAACCGGTGATGGACTTCAGCCCGACGGTGTTTGCTTTCTGGCTGGCAACGATTGAGCCGGATTACATCTTCATCGGCGCCGATAATTACGGACACCGACTACCTGAGCCGCCGCGTGCCAAACTTCGGGAGTTTATCGAGCTGCTGCGGCATGACCACCCAAACGTGATTCTAAAGCCCGGGCTGGAGAGGTTGTTATGAATTACGACGAAGCCCGCCGCCGGTACAATGCCGGAGAACATGTCCCGTCATGTTTTCTATCCAAAGACGGCCGGCTCCGATCCAAGCACTGTTTTCCAAACGGCAATCCGTTCATGGGGCCGCCTATCCGGCAGGACACGCCTTATCTTTACCCGGAAGATCCAGCGCCGAAGCAAAACCCTGCCACCCCCGCACCCTCGACTTCCGATGAGATTGCCGCCCTGCGCCGGCAGATAGGCTACCTTCAGCGGCAGATTGACAAGTTGAGCGCCCAACAGAAACGTGAACAGGTAGGTGTCCAGTTATGAGCCTGCCTCAGATCACTGAAACTATAGGGGGCTATGACTACGATTGGACACAGGAGCAGGTACGGATTGAGTGCCGACGCCTGAAATTCTCCGGAGATGACCTGAAAGGGGAAGTGACGGTTTCTTCCACGTCCCCGGCCGTCAGCGCCAATCATATTCACCGCTCGACCTTCAACTTCTCGTCCGATATCGCCCGTACCAGGATGGTCAAAACGCTTTCCGAAAAGACATCCGGGCTGGATCTCAACTGGAACGGGTTACTGGAGCAGGTTTGTTATTACACGCTGGAACGTCAACGGCGCGGTGAATCCGCGGTGGAGATTGACTCATCCCAGACCGATATTGAGCCGCCCAAGTATCTGCTCAAACCATTCCTGATTAAAAATTATCCTTCCATATTTTTTGGCGACCCGTCATCCGGCAAATCATTAGTGGCGCAGCTTATAGCGGCAACGGTAACACTGCCTTGGTACCTCAACCCTATGGGATGGGATGAGCCAGCACAACCTCTAAACGTGCTATACCTCGACTGGGAGACGGACCGCAACACCATCGCTTGGACCTCCCGCTGTATCGAGAGAGGCATGGAAACCGGTCCGTTCTACTATCATTACCGACGCTGTCAGAGACCGTTACACGAGGACAAAGAGCAGATCGTCGAGTGGTGCGTCGAAACCAAAGCCGATATAACCATCATTGATTCCTTGGGCATGGCCGTCGGTGGAGATCTCAACGCCACGGAGCCGGCCCTGAACTTCTGGAATGCTTGGCGCAAACTTAAAACTACTAGCCTCATACTGGCTCACGTCAGAAAGGATCAGGGCGACGGCGCCAAACGTACTGTCTACGGCAATCAATACTACACTGCTGAAGCCCGCTGCGTATGGGAGGTCAAGAAATCCCAAGATGCTGGTGAGGACTGCCTTGAAATGGCTCTTTATAACCGCAAGCCTCCGCCATTCGCTAAAATACACAACCCACTCGGCCTGCACTTCCAGTTTGACGACATCGACGACAACGGTATCGCACACTCACTGATCGCCACTAATCAGAAGCCGGAAAACGTTGGTGATTTTATGAAATCTCAATCTACACAAACACAAATAATGAGCCTTCTAAAAGAAGGTGCTGTCACTCAAGAGGAAATCATCGAAACACTGGGCATCACCAAAAACAATGCATGGGTCACCCTTAAGAGACTTAAAGACAAAAACAAAATTATGAAACTTGGCGATGGACGCTGGGGACTTACTTATAGTGGTTAAACTTACTTACAAACTTACAACTTACAGTGTTCCCCCTAAAGGGGGGGAACTGTAAGTAAGTTGAGCAACTTACAGGGAAACTTACAGGTTTTGAACGTAAAACTTATAGAACTTACAAAACAACTTACAGGTGTAAGTAATGGCAAAACTTACAGGGGTTGTCAGGAGTTATTAGACACAAGAAAAAAGGGGGTTGAATTGATGAAAGTCGCCTTATACGCCCGAGTCAGCACCCGGGATAAAGACCAGAACCCGGAAGTGCAGCTGAGTGCCATGAGGGAATACTGCCAGCGCCAGGGGTGGGAAATTATCGGGGAGTATGTCGATAAGGCATCCGCTGCTGATTTTAACCGCCGTGATGCCTGGGCGCGGTTGATGAAACACGCAGCCTCCCGCCGATTCAATGCTTTGATAGCCTGGA from Dehalogenimonas sp. THU2 includes:
- a CDS encoding AAA family ATPase → MSLPQITETIGGYDYDWTQEQVRIECRRLKFSGDDLKGEVTVSSTSPAVSANHIHRSTFNFSSDIARTRMVKTLSEKTSGLDLNWNGLLEQVCYYTLERQRRGESAVEIDSSQTDIEPPKYLLKPFLIKNYPSIFFGDPSSGKSLVAQLIAATVTLPWYLNPMGWDEPAQPLNVLYLDWETDRNTIAWTSRCIERGMETGPFYYHYRRCQRPLHEDKEQIVEWCVETKADITIIDSLGMAVGGDLNATEPALNFWNAWRKLKTTSLILAHVRKDQGDGAKRTVYGNQYYTAEARCVWEVKKSQDAGEDCLEMALYNRKPPPFAKIHNPLGLHFQFDDIDDNGIAHSLIATNQKPENVGDFMKSQSTQTQIMSLLKEGAVTQEEIIETLGITKNNAWVTLKRLKDKNKIMKLGDGRWGLTYSG